The genomic window ACAGGTTCTCTCCTGTTCCGACCTTCTTCCAAGCTCCTTGCCTGCCGGGGCCGTTTTGGGCTGCTCGAGCAGTTATGATGGTGCTTCCTATTGAATTACACACACAGACTTTTGTGATAGAGGATATCCCTGCACACCATGTTTAAATCGCCCTTGCTTGTTGCGTTGATTGCCTGCAGCGTCTTTGGGACCGCGTCCGCGGTACGGGCCGAATCGCCGGATGCCAAAGAGCCCGAGTCGCCGAAGCATGTTCGCATTCTAACGGTCGGCAACAGTTTCACTCACAACGCGACGCGATACCTGGATGAAATCGTCGAAGCGGCCGGACACCGGCTGACGCACAAAATGTTGTCGATCGGCGGCTCACCGCTGAAGCTGCACGCGGCCAAAGCGATGGCGTTTGAGGCGGACCGCGACGACGAGTCCGCACGGTATGGGCGCGGCGAGAGTCTGCAGCAGGCCCTGCAGAGCGAAGATTGGGATTTTGTCACCATCCAACAGGTCAGCATCAAAAGCCACGATGTCCAGTCCTATCGACCGTACGCCGGACAGCTGGCCGACATCGTTCATCGCTACGCTCCCGAAGCCAAGTTGCTGATGCATCAGACCTGGGCGTATCGCAGCGATGATCCGCGATTCCGCAGGTCCAAGCCCGCCGCGGATGAACCGGCCACGCAGCAAGCCATGTACGAAGGACTCAGCAAAGCCTACCGCACGATCACCGCGGAACTGTCGGCGGGTCGGATTCCGGTGGGAGACGCGTTTTGGATCGCCGACAACCATCCAAAGTTTGGCTACCGCGCGGCCAAAGATTTCGATGCCAGCCAATTGGAATCCCCTGCCCTTCCCGATCAAACCCATTCGCTGCATGTTGGTTACCGTTGGAGCGAACGCAACGGCACACCGCGGTTGGGCATGGACGGTCATCATGCGAACTTGGCCGGCGAATATCTGGGAGCCTGTGTGTGGTTTGAATGTTTGTTTGGTGAAAGTCCCGTAGGCAATTCGTTTGTGCCCGCCAAGCTGGATGCGGAATTCGCGGCCCATTTGCAATCGGTCGCTCATCAAGCGGCGCAGCAAGGCGGCGATGTGGTGCATGGGGTCGTAGCTGCTACGCAGCCCAAGTTCGATGATCCGGATCCGCAGCGGTATCAGTTGCGCGTTCGCGCCAGCGAGATCGACCCGCGAGCCAAAGAATATCCGGAGATCGGGTTTGCGTTTGGTAGCGACAAGAAACCGACCGACCTGGAGTTCGCTTCGGTCGACACCCGTGTGGCGCCGCAAGGCAAGTTGGCGATCTGGTTGATGGGACACAACGCCGGATTATTCGAGCGTCTGAACGAGTACGGCATCCACGCCATCGGTGTGCATTACGCTCGCGGCTGGTTCGGCAAACTGGCTCAACCCAAACCTTCCGATGCCTACGCCCGGGGTCGGATTCGGTTGGAAGCCGCTAGTGGCTTGGATATCAGTGACGAATTGGATCTGCTGCCACCCGACGGAGCCGCCGAACGGGCGCGGCAGTTGGTGTTATGGTTGAGCAAAGAAAATCCGCAGGGCAACTGGGAACAGTTTTTGGCCGACGATGGT from Roseimaritima ulvae includes these protein-coding regions:
- a CDS encoding BPSS1187 family protein: MFKSPLLVALIACSVFGTASAVRAESPDAKEPESPKHVRILTVGNSFTHNATRYLDEIVEAAGHRLTHKMLSIGGSPLKLHAAKAMAFEADRDDESARYGRGESLQQALQSEDWDFVTIQQVSIKSHDVQSYRPYAGQLADIVHRYAPEAKLLMHQTWAYRSDDPRFRRSKPAADEPATQQAMYEGLSKAYRTITAELSAGRIPVGDAFWIADNHPKFGYRAAKDFDASQLESPALPDQTHSLHVGYRWSERNGTPRLGMDGHHANLAGEYLGACVWFECLFGESPVGNSFVPAKLDAEFAAHLQSVAHQAAQQGGDVVHGVVAATQPKFDDPDPQRYQLRVRASEIDPRAKEYPEIGFAFGSDKKPTDLEFASVDTRVAPQGKLAIWLMGHNAGLFERLNEYGIHAIGVHYARGWFGKLAQPKPSDAYARGRIRLEAASGLDISDELDLLPPDGAAERARQLVLWLSKENPQGNWEQFLADDGSRLRWDKIIVTGASHGSTTAARFAKHQRVDRVVMLCGPRDQDQDWQGLPSATPANRFFGFTHVLDGGWTGDHYCRSWELLGLHAFGPIVNIDDAQPPYENSRRLITAADVGGDARRAHSSVTPGGSSPKAADGSLLFDPVWRYLYTHDVDAVGEASEPDPDCQRVHVQYE